The Spirosoma sp. SC4-14 DNA window TGACAAATCCGGAAAAAATGATCAATTGCATTCCGGCTTGTGAAAATAATGGCCGTATGATCCAGAATGTTAATTTTCTGACGACGGAAGTCTTTATACGATACCCCTTGTATCTGAATAAAGGGCCGGAAATCAATCTGAATATTGTACTTGCTAACTAAATCAAAGTAAGGAGATTTTTCGTCGGCAGGGCGGGATTGGGTCACTAGCAGCCGGTTAACTTTGGTTAGCCGGTCTTCGGTGGATTGCATGCTGGTCTCGTTCATTGAATCTCAACTCGTTTCAATAGTCAGTTCTGCGCTTATGGTATGGTTTATCGTTGACCAGGCAACCAACCATAAACCACGAACTATAAACTTGAAACCACTCTCATAGCGCAAAACGAAGGCCGATGATGAGTGGAATCAATTCAACGATGCAAAGGTACGAAAATAAATAGAGATTCTTGATAGATTCCTGACTCCTGATGACAATGTAGAGGAAGGCAAGCCGCCCTGTATAGAAGATCAGAAGCGGAATCAGAAGCATGCTTTCCGACCAGATTGGTATGACTGTGTTATAAGCAATCACGACTAGCAACAGGGCTAGTATCGTGAAAAACAGCATAGAAGACTGAAGAACTTTGAAGAAATGAACGTTGATTATATTCTGTAGTTTATACAGACTTCCAATCACTTCCAGCGCCAGGTATTTGCCCATCAGTGCCACAAAAGAAATTCCGCTCAACACCATAAATTCCCATAACACAGATACCAGGTTTTGCTCGCCCAGCAGTTGCCGCGACACAAATACATCGAGGTTACGGCTTTGGACAAAGACGATCAGATAGGCCACAACAAAGCTCAGATTAACCACAAACAATATGTTTGTGCTGCTTAGTGGGCGATTTATTAGAAATGATTCCTCCTGGGCACGCAGGGAGAAAAAATCGCGCGGGCTATAGAAGCGCAAAAAAGCCCGATGATAGAACGAAAACAGAAAAGCATGGGTCGCCAGCAAAAACAGCAATCCAATGCTCAGAAAATTATCGTAGACCGAAAACGAGCGGGGCCGAACGCTCAGATTATCGTCACGTAGCACAACAGGCCGTTGGGTGGCCGATTTTGGGTAACCGATAAACAACCGTTTACCACTGATACCCGGTGCTCCGTAAATTGTCAGAAAAATTTCGGGCTGACGGTAAACCCGAAACAGACTATCGATGCTCAACACTGTCCACTGACCTGCCACAAGCTCCCGTTTCAGCGACGCATTGATAAAAAGATAGCCATTTTTTTGCGTACGAATCAGCAGATTATAGTGCCGGTTGCTTTCCAGATCAACATAAGCACTCAGAGCCGTTTGGTCGGCATGTTGCTCTGCAATGTAAGGCACGTAGGCTTTCGACGCGTCATCGTAAACCTGAAAATCATCCTGAAAATTATGAACAGGATAATACCGGTTTCCGGGCCCAATCCCTTCGACGCGAGACTGGCCAAAGGCTGTAAGAAAAAAAAAGAGCGAAAGAGCGAAAGTATGAAAGAGTGACATTATGTGTCGTTCTTTCATACTTTCGCTCTGATTCGGCGTCCCGATTTGCTCTTTCCACATTCGTTGCGGCACGCTTTTAAATCAATTTAAGTAATCAAGCAGAATTAAATCGGACTAACTGAGCAGAATACTCGCTGTAAATCAATTGGTTACCCACTAATTCACCGCACTGGCGGCCTGCTCAATCGCGAATTTGCTCATTTACTTATTTTCCTAATGCTTTCAGCATGGTATCGCCAATCAGAGCTGGCGATTCTACTACAAAAATACCACATTCGCGCATAATGGCCATTTTAGCGGCTGCCGTATCGTCAGCTCCACCCACAATAGCACCTGCGTGGCCCATTCGGCGACCTTTTGGCGCGGTCTGACCGGCAATAAAGCCAACTACGGGCTTCCGGTTGCCATCGGCTTTGATCCAGCGAGCGGCTTCGGCTTCCATGCCCCCACCAATTTCACCGATCATCACAATGGCTTCGGTTTCGGGATCGTTCATCAACAGTTCAACAGCCTGCTTGGTGGTTGTACCGATAATTGGATCGCCCCCGATGCCGATAGCAGTGCTCTGACCCAGGCCAGCCTTGGTTAACTGGTCAACAGCCTCATAGGTTAATGTACCTGATTTGGAAACGATACCGATCGTTCCTTTCTTGAAAATAAAGCCAGGCATGATACCTACTTTACATTCTTCGGCCGTCATAACACCCGGACAGTTAGGCCCTATCAGACGAACGTCTTTGTCGGAAAGGTAGTTTTTCACGGCTACCATATCCTCTGTCGGAATACCTTCCGTGATACAGATAATCACCTTAATACCCGCATCGGCGGCTTCCATGATGGCATCGCCCGCAAAGGCGGGTGGCACAAAAATAATGGAAACATCGGCACCGGTTTTTTCAACAGCTTGTTGAACGGTGTTAAATACGGGCCGGTCCAGGTGGCTCTGTCCACCCTTACCAGGCGTGACGCCCCCGACGACATTGGTACCATACTCAATCATCTGTTGGGCATGAAAACTGCCCTCCGAGCCAGTGAAGCCCTGGACGATAACTTTGGAGTCCTTGTTGACTAAAACACTCATGACGGTTAGTAAATCGTTGGCAATGCGGTTGATTCGACACAAAACTAATAGACGAAAGAATAAAGGCCCTTTTTAGAAGCCCTAATCTTCATTCTTTCGTCTATTCGCTTCGTGTCACTTAAAAAGTTGGGCAAAAGTAGCCGAATCTTCGTAAATTACGTGATGATTTTTTCACACATTCTCTCTGGCTCTATTCTGGCCGGGACGGGCGTAGGGGTGTTTTGGCATTTTTTTCAGGGGGTAAGCTTGTTCAACCGGCTCTTGTGGGGGTTCTTTTTGCTCACCACGTCACTTGCTGCATTAATTGGCGTTGTCCACTATGCGGGCAACGAATCGCTCGAACCATTGCACCGTTCGATGGTCATTTTATCAGATAGTTTGGGAGTTGTTTGCGCCGTTGTAGCCGTGTGGGGGCTCCTCCATCAGCGAATGTATTCGCTCTCTACATTTATTTCAACAGTATTGTTCGGGCTACTTGTGTTTGTTTTATTGCTGCTTCCCCAAGTGCGGATTTTTACCCCGGTAATTCCATCAATGGCCATTTTAATTCTGATGCTACTGGCCGTCTTCTCATTGCTTCAACGCAACAAACGAGGAATGTGGATTGTGCTGGCCGCCATGATGATGGGGCTGGCAACTAAAGCACAGTCGATCAATTCGTTTTTCCATCCTACCGATTTTTATCATTACGCCAGCGCATTGGCTCTCTGGTTTTTTGGCAAAGCCGCCGAACGATAGCACAGCATAATCTGTCAAAATCGGTTTTAACCAATTCAGGTCCGAATCAGTTACTAATCCACTAACGACAGCAACCGTGGATTTACTGGAACTGGCACACGACCCAATTAAGGCTGCCCACGCAGCCCGACTCGTGTATGTAACTGATAGCATGCCCGGCATAAGCCGTCGGCCAATGGGCGATCATTTCACGTATTTTGACGCGAAAGGTAGTTTAATCGACGATCCGGAAACCTTAAGACGTATTCAGAAAATGGCTCTGCCGCCCGCCTGGGAAAACGTCTGGATTAGCCCCAAACCCAATGGACATTTGCAGGCAACAGGGATCGACACCAGGCAGCGAAAACAATATCGGTATCATGTCAAATGGAATGCGATTCGGAGCGAGACCAAATTTTTTCGGCTGGTCGCCTTTGGCAAAGCCCTTCCAAAGTTGCGCAAACGCCTGAGCAGCGACTTAAAACAACGCACCCTCAGTCGCGAAAAAGTTGTTGCAATTGCACTGAGCGTTATGGAACAAACGCTGATTCGAATTGGCAATGCGGCTTACGAAAAAGAATATGGTTCGTATGGACTTACAACGCTTAAAAACCGGCACGTGAAACTGGCAGGTAATGAGATCCGGTTCAGTTTCAAAGGTAAAAAAGGCATTTATCACGACATTGCCCTGCACGACCGACGACTCATCAGGCTGGTGAAGGCTTGCCGCGCTATTCCGGGAAAAGAGCTATTTCAATACCTCGATGAAAATGGAAACCGTCATTCCATCGACTCGGGCATGGTTAACGACTATCTCCACGAAACCATGGGCGACGATTTCTCGGCTAAAGATTTTCGGACCTGGGCCGGTACTGTCAATGCCCTTCGGCTTCTGATCGACCTGCAACCCTGCGAATCGGAAAAAGAGCGCAAACGAAATGTCAATACAGTGCTCGACGAAGTATCGACACGCCTGGGCAATACGCGCACGGTCTGCCGTAAGCACTACGTTCATCCGCAGATTCTGGAAGCTTACGAATGCCAGGATTTAACTCCATACATAGAACACCGGAATCGCTTCCGGCAAACCAGCCCATACGGTCTCGATAGTGTTGAAAAACTACTGCTAAAGTTCCTGACCGATCAGGCTGAAAAGGTGGTGAAGAAGTGAGGTTTGGAGGAGATAGCTTTTTACCCTTTTAGTGGCTGTTGGTTTAAATTCTAACACCACGAAGCGACACCACTTGTGTATAATACGTGTTTCCGCTCTTATTTGTAATTGTTCTGGAAAGGCTAATTTCTTTTTCGTTAATCAGGTAAATACTCCCAGTTAAATCAGCATAAGGTACGGACCTATCAGCCACATAAATAGGACCATTTGTTTTGTGGCAGGCGAGGCCTGATAACGCATGTTCACTTCTCCATCGATTGATGTCTCATTGATCTGAATAGCTGTGCCAGTACCGAAAGTAGTAATTTGCAACTGACCTGAAACCTTTACTACTGACCGAATTTGGGGCGATTGTAGATACCCCTCCGTTGCATCGCTATGAGTAATCGTGCCACTAAACTGGTATGATCCAACAAAATCAGTAGGTTTGATAGCAGGGTTAGGGCTCTCTTTTGTTTGGCACGCTATAAGCCCAGCTAGCAGAAATAGTGCAATAATTACTTTCATAAAGTATCTGATCAGTAGTGTATTAATAAACATTAAGCCAAATAAAGAAATTCTAATTAACAATAAAACATATTTAGTAGCATTATTTTTCAACCTAGCTATTGCTTGATTGCGTTTAATCGATAGTAGCAGGTTTTATGAGCTTCAGAGTATTATACTGGAAAGATATATTTCCGCCACATTCTCAATGACCAAAACTGTATCGCAGACGAGTAACCGATGCAGTATAAATCACAAATGCCGCCAATGGCGGCATTTGTGATTCCGTATTAATGCTCAAACGTATTTACAAACCTAGTTCCTGAGTGATGGTGCTGCTCAATCGGAGCAACTCAATTTCGGCGGCTTTGGCACTGTACTCGGCTTCGATCAGACGTGTTTGTGCATCGATGGCATTGCGCTGTACATCCCGAAATTCAACGAACGTCGAGTTTCCGATTCGGTAGCGGTCATACGCAATATCGACGTTCTCGTTCGCCAATTGATTGTTTTGCACTTCCAGATTCAACAACTGCAAACTATTCTGATATGCCTGAAACGTCTGATCAAGAGCCTGTTGCAATACTAACCGTTGACTGTTTTCCTGATTCTGGGCGATAATGGTATTAACACGAGCATTCTGAATCTGGCGTTTCAGGTTAAAGCCATTAAAAATGGGAATAGAGGCTGTAACCGTATACGCTAACCCTCCTGTGCGACCGGTTGCCACACCAAATCCACCCTGGTTATCCTGCATCTGATAGCTATAGCCTGCCTGAGCCGTTACCAGGGGCAGTTGCTGAGCTGTAGCCAGTTTCACGTTCAGATCAGCAATTGTTCGGCTCAGCACAGCCGAAGCCAATAACGGGTTATTGGTCGCCATCGATTGCTGGAGCGATCCCAGTTCCAGCGAAGGGCGGGCAACAATGGTATCGCGAACGGCAAATTCGGTTAATGGATCGCGAACCAGCAGCGTATTCAACATTATTTTGGCATTGCGCAAAGCTTGTGCCTGCGAAAGCAGAGCGGCACTGTCGGTATTATAATCGACCTGAGCGCTCAGAAAATCGACTTTCGACCGCGTCCCAACTTCATAATTGGCCCGCGCCAGTTCAAGCCGTTCGCGCGAAATATCGAGTGCCTGACTAAACGCAATTAGTCGTTGCAATTGACGGACCACATCATAATAACCCGTGACAACACTGGCAACAGTAGCTTCGACATTAGCCCGTGTTGTTATAGACGCTATTTTCAGTAATTGCTGCAACTGATTATAGGTAGTTGAACGGGCATAGCCATTAAATACGGTATAGTTAAGCGTAGCATTCAGGTTTGTTGTCCGGTTAAAGATGCCATGACCTTCACGCGGGGCTGTTGCTCCGCCAATGTAAGTCTGACGAAAGTTTTGCAAGCTCCCATTCGATGTTCCTCCGGCCGTAAAGGAAGGCAGATAACCTGCATTTCCTTTTGTGTAGTTATTGCGGGCAATTTCTTCCTGCGATCGATTGATTTGAACCTGATAGTTTTTGTTGACTGCCTGACTCACAGCCTGCGAAAGCGTCAGCACCTCACCGGGTTGCGGAATAGTTGCAATTGTGTAGGACCGCTGCAATGCACGCTGGATGGGGTTTTGAGGTTGTTGAGCGAAGGCCGGAACTGAGAGGCAGAGTAAAAGAATCCTGCTAAGGAGCTTCATTGATTTAAAGTTGACAACGACAATTAAGGCAAAAATACAAGAATCTATGATTAGCTGGTTGACTTATCAACTTTCTATTAATTTGCATTTTCCCAAACGATATTTTATGAAACGCCCTCTTTTAGTAATTTTTACTCTGTTGGCACTAGCCGGGTGCACCTCAAAAAAAAAGGCAGATCTGCTCATCACAAACGCTCATATTTATACTGCTGATTCAAGCTTTTCGACCGCCGATGCTTTTGTTATTAAAGACGGTAAATTTCTGGCTGTTGGCTCCACAAAAGCCTTAACCGAACAGTATGATGCCGATAGCACCGCCGACCTCAAAGGCCTGCCGGTTTATCCGGGTTTCTACGACCCGCACGCCCACTTTCTGGGGCTAGGTCAGGTGCTGGACCAGGCCGATCTGGTCGGTGCCGAATCGTACGATGAAGTACTCGAACGGCTGAAGGCCTTTTATCAGAAAAATCCAAAAGTGCTATGGCTCACCGGGCGTGGCTGGGATCAGAATGACTGGCCGACAAAAACCTTCCCAACCAAAGAAAAACTGGATGCAGCATTTCCAAACGTACCAGTAGCACTGATGCGGGTCGATGGTCATGCCTTACTGGTAAACTCGAAAGCCTTACGCCTGGCCCAAATAACAGCCGGATCGAAACTGGCGGGTGGCGAAGTTGTTCTTCAAAATGGGCAGCCAACGGGTGTATTGGTCGATAATGCGATGCAACTGATCCGGCGCGTACTTCCCCAGCCCAACAAGGCCGACAAAGCCCGGATGCTTCGAGCAGCCGAAAAAGTCTGCGTTTCATACGGCCTGACCACCATTTCCGACGCCGGTATCAGCCCCGACGAAATTAACCTCATCGACAGCCTGCACAAAGCGGGCCAGCTAAAAATTCGGGATTATGCTATGATTAGCCTTGGCGAACCTAACCTGAACTACTTTCTGAAACGAGGCCCATTCCAGACCGATCGCCTAACGGTTCGTTCATTTAAACTCTATGCCGATGGAGCATTAGGCTCACGGGGTGCCTGTCTGCGTCGCCCCTACAGCGACCGACCCGAAACCGGCGGTTTTCTGCTCTTAAGCCCATCTGAGCTGGAACGCGTCAGCAAGCTACTATACAACTCTGAATTTCAAGCCAATACGCATTGTATAGGCGATTCGGCAAACCACCTGATGCTCGATCTCTATGGAAAGCTGCTGAAAGGACATAACGATCGTCGCTGGCGGATCGAGCACGCACAGGTTGTGTCGCCGGAGGATGTCCATAAGTTTGGCCAATATTCCATAATTCCATCTGTGCAACCGACCCATGCCACCTCCGATATGTACTGGGCTGGCGACCGCCTGGGGCCCATTCGGGTAAAGGGGGCGTATGCATTTAACGATCTGATGAAACAAAACAAGTTAATCGCTTTTGGCAGCGACTTTCCGGTAGAAGCCGTCAATCCGTTATTCGGATTCCATGCGGCCGTTGCCCGGCAGGATGCCAAAAACTATCCGGCAGGCGGCTATCAAATGGAAAATGCCGTCGACCGCAAATCGGCCTTGCTGGCCATGACACGCTGGGCTGCTTATGCGTGTTTCGAAGACAATTTGAGAGGTTGCATTGCACCGGGGAAACAAGCCGATTTTGTTGTCCTTGATCGCGACATTATGACCGTTCCGAACCCTGAACTTCGCCAGACAAAAGTGAAGCAAACCTGGATCGGGGGCGAACGGGTTTACTAAGTATAATTCAACATGAGCCCAGATAAACCACACGAGAAATTTTTTAAAGAAACTTTTTCGGGAACCGATATTGCAGGCGATTTCCTGCAGGCCTATTTACCAGAATCGGTTTGATCGGATGTCGATATGAATTCATTGCAATAGGAGGCTGATTCATATGTTTCCCTCAACAGGGCCAGTTCATTGACTACTCCTGAAGTAATTCGTATTTTCACTAACCTTTCAACACAAGCCGGAACAATAGCGATGTCAGCAGCACAAAAACTATTTAACGAAGGCATTGAACAGGGTATCGAACAGAACATTGAAAAAGGCATTCGGGGTATGTTGAAACTGGGTATGAATGCTTCTACGATTGCGGCTGCCTTCGAAATGCCACAGGAACAAGTCGAATTATTGATTAAGAAAATAAAACGCGAAGCGCCTGTTCAGCGAGTTGCATTTTATACAACTCGCTGAATATCATATATCATTTTATTGAACATAAGCTGATCGCCCGCCAACCGACCGGCCAAAGCCACCCCAATCGGCGATACTGGCGATACTGCAAATACCTCGGTTTTATTAACAGACAGTTTTCCGGCGCTGATACTGATAAAAAACACTCCCCGATTCGTCGTAACCAGGCTTCCTGGCTGAACTGTCGTGTACTCTTTTTCCGTATTAATGCGGTTTAACTCCTGCTCTAGCATCAGAGCGGCATCGAGTTGTTGGGCATAGCGATCCCGTTCGATCTGGGCCATTGCCCGGCCCGTTTCATATTTATCGCCTGCGCTACTTTTCGACTCCGAGTTTGCTGACTCCTGAGCCGCTTCCATAGCCTGCCGGGAAGTTTCTATTCGTTGCTGAACGTAAGCTCTACATTGCTCCATCAGCTTGCCTTTGAGGTTCACCAGTTCAATCAATCGTTAGGTAGAGTACTTGGGAACATGCCCCTACAGGTTTTTCTTTTTCATTTCGCTAACGGCATAGTTAGCTGCCCGTGCTGTCAGGGCCATAAACGTAATCGACGGATTTTGGGTGCCGGTTGAAGTCATAGCGGCCCCATCGGTCACAAATATATTTTTTACTGCATGAAGCTGGTTTTGTGCGTTAAGCATCGACGTTTTCGGATCGCGACCCATTCTTGCACCACCCATTTCGTGAATATCCAGCCCCGGATTTCGATGATCGTCGTAAGGTCGGATGTTCTTACAACCCGATTTCTCCAACATCTCAGCGCCCTGCGCCAGAAAATCGTTCATCGATTTAAGGTCATTGTCGGTATAATCAATCGACGTGATAAGCTGCGGTATTCCGTAAGGGTCTTTCTTGTCGGTGCTTAACCGCACGTGATTGTCATAGCGTGGAATGGTTTCGCCCTGCATCATCATAAACACATGCCAGTTGCCGGGGCTACTGAGCTTGTCTTTAAATTCGGCTCCAAACCCATCCTCTCCCGCTCCGCGTTGCCAACCCGACCGAGCTGCACTGAATGCCACCATGTAACCGCGCAAAAAATCGGTTTCCTGTTTGCGGACATTTCGAAAATTAGGCATAAATGCCGTAGTGGGCCGTCGGCCGTAGTAATACCCATCGGCAAAACCCTCGTAGTCGGCAACGATATTACCACGGTAATTATGGAAAGCCACATACCGCCCCAACACACCGCTATCGTTACCCAAGCCATTCGGAAAACGTCGGGATGTCGAGTTGAGAAGAATCAAATTGGTGTTCAGACAAGCGGCATTGACGAAAATAATGCGGGCATAATATTCTGTTGTTTGGTTGGTATGCGTATCCACAACGCGCACACCTGTAGCTTTGCCTTTCTGCTCATCATAGATGATGGAATGCACCACCGAATCGGGACGTAAGGTCAGATTACCGGTTTTGGCCGCCCACGGAATCGTCGATGAATTACTGCTGAAATAACCGCCGTAGGGGCAACCGCGATAGCACAGATGCCGCGCCTGACACTGCGCCCGTCCCTGATCGTAATGAATCTGCTTTGGCGTGGTCAGGTGGGCACAACGACCGATAATGACGTGGCGATCCTGATAAGCTTCGGCCACGCGCTTTTGAATATGTTTTTCAACGCAGTTCAGTGCCCAGGGTTTTAGAAACTCGCCATCGGGCAGTGTTTCCAGCCCGTCTTTGTTACCGCTTATGCCAACAAACTTTTCGACATAGCTATACCACGGAGCAATATCGTCGTACCGAATAGGCCAGTCGATAACTGCACCATCGCGGGCGTTGGCTTCAAAATCGAACCGGCTCCACCGCTGCGTCTGCCGTGCCCAGATGAGCGATTTGCCACCCACCTGGTAGCCCCTGATCCAATCAAACGGTTTTTCCTGCACATACGGATGTTCGGCATCTTTCACGAAAAACTGTTGCGTGGCTTCGTCGAGCGCGTAGCATTTGGTAGCAATCGGGTTTTCGTGGTCAAATGCTTCGGGCATTCGGTTGCGGTGCTGAAACTCCCAGGGGTTCAGCGTAGCCGTTGGGTAATCGGTAATGTGACGTACGTCGCGCCCGCGTTCCAGAACAAGCGTTTTCAGTCCTTTTTCACACAACTCTTTAGCTGCCCAACCTCCGCTAATACCCGACCCAATCACAATTGCGTCGTAGGTTTGGGCCGCTTTGGCATCACCAGTGATGTTCATTTAATAAGCCATTTTAGAATTGCGATATTAATAA harbors:
- the sucD gene encoding succinate--CoA ligase subunit alpha, whose product is MSVLVNKDSKVIVQGFTGSEGSFHAQQMIEYGTNVVGGVTPGKGGQSHLDRPVFNTVQQAVEKTGADVSIIFVPPAFAGDAIMEAADAGIKVIICITEGIPTEDMVAVKNYLSDKDVRLIGPNCPGVMTAEECKVGIMPGFIFKKGTIGIVSKSGTLTYEAVDQLTKAGLGQSTAIGIGGDPIIGTTTKQAVELLMNDPETEAIVMIGEIGGGMEAEAARWIKADGNRKPVVGFIAGQTAPKGRRMGHAGAIVGGADDTAAAKMAIMRECGIFVVESPALIGDTMLKALGK
- a CDS encoding GMC family oxidoreductase yields the protein MNITGDAKAAQTYDAIVIGSGISGGWAAKELCEKGLKTLVLERGRDVRHITDYPTATLNPWEFQHRNRMPEAFDHENPIATKCYALDEATQQFFVKDAEHPYVQEKPFDWIRGYQVGGKSLIWARQTQRWSRFDFEANARDGAVIDWPIRYDDIAPWYSYVEKFVGISGNKDGLETLPDGEFLKPWALNCVEKHIQKRVAEAYQDRHVIIGRCAHLTTPKQIHYDQGRAQCQARHLCYRGCPYGGYFSSNSSTIPWAAKTGNLTLRPDSVVHSIIYDEQKGKATGVRVVDTHTNQTTEYYARIIFVNAACLNTNLILLNSTSRRFPNGLGNDSGVLGRYVAFHNYRGNIVADYEGFADGYYYGRRPTTAFMPNFRNVRKQETDFLRGYMVAFSAARSGWQRGAGEDGFGAEFKDKLSSPGNWHVFMMMQGETIPRYDNHVRLSTDKKDPYGIPQLITSIDYTDNDLKSMNDFLAQGAEMLEKSGCKNIRPYDDHRNPGLDIHEMGGARMGRDPKTSMLNAQNQLHAVKNIFVTDGAAMTSTGTQNPSITFMALTARAANYAVSEMKKKNL
- a CDS encoding TolC family protein, whose product is MKLLSRILLLCLSVPAFAQQPQNPIQRALQRSYTIATIPQPGEVLTLSQAVSQAVNKNYQVQINRSQEEIARNNYTKGNAGYLPSFTAGGTSNGSLQNFRQTYIGGATAPREGHGIFNRTTNLNATLNYTVFNGYARSTTYNQLQQLLKIASITTRANVEATVASVVTGYYDVVRQLQRLIAFSQALDISRERLELARANYEVGTRSKVDFLSAQVDYNTDSAALLSQAQALRNAKIMLNTLLVRDPLTEFAVRDTIVARPSLELGSLQQSMATNNPLLASAVLSRTIADLNVKLATAQQLPLVTAQAGYSYQMQDNQGGFGVATGRTGGLAYTVTASIPIFNGFNLKRQIQNARVNTIIAQNQENSQRLVLQQALDQTFQAYQNSLQLLNLEVQNNQLANENVDIAYDRYRIGNSTFVEFRDVQRNAIDAQTRLIEAEYSAKAAEIELLRLSSTITQELGL
- a CDS encoding 3-oxoacyl-ACP synthase; the protein is MIELVNLKGKLMEQCRAYVQQRIETSRQAMEAAQESANSESKSSAGDKYETGRAMAQIERDRYAQQLDAALMLEQELNRINTEKEYTTVQPGSLVTTNRGVFFISISAGKLSVNKTEVFAVSPVSPIGVALAGRLAGDQLMFNKMIYDIQRVV
- a CDS encoding DNA topoisomerase IB, which codes for MDLLELAHDPIKAAHAARLVYVTDSMPGISRRPMGDHFTYFDAKGSLIDDPETLRRIQKMALPPAWENVWISPKPNGHLQATGIDTRQRKQYRYHVKWNAIRSETKFFRLVAFGKALPKLRKRLSSDLKQRTLSREKVVAIALSVMEQTLIRIGNAAYEKEYGSYGLTTLKNRHVKLAGNEIRFSFKGKKGIYHDIALHDRRLIRLVKACRAIPGKELFQYLDENGNRHSIDSGMVNDYLHETMGDDFSAKDFRTWAGTVNALRLLIDLQPCESEKERKRNVNTVLDEVSTRLGNTRTVCRKHYVHPQILEAYECQDLTPYIEHRNRFRQTSPYGLDSVEKLLLKFLTDQAEKVVKK
- a CDS encoding amidohydrolase family protein encodes the protein MKRPLLVIFTLLALAGCTSKKKADLLITNAHIYTADSSFSTADAFVIKDGKFLAVGSTKALTEQYDADSTADLKGLPVYPGFYDPHAHFLGLGQVLDQADLVGAESYDEVLERLKAFYQKNPKVLWLTGRGWDQNDWPTKTFPTKEKLDAAFPNVPVALMRVDGHALLVNSKALRLAQITAGSKLAGGEVVLQNGQPTGVLVDNAMQLIRRVLPQPNKADKARMLRAAEKVCVSYGLTTISDAGISPDEINLIDSLHKAGQLKIRDYAMISLGEPNLNYFLKRGPFQTDRLTVRSFKLYADGALGSRGACLRRPYSDRPETGGFLLLSPSELERVSKLLYNSEFQANTHCIGDSANHLMLDLYGKLLKGHNDRRWRIEHAQVVSPEDVHKFGQYSIIPSVQPTHATSDMYWAGDRLGPIRVKGAYAFNDLMKQNKLIAFGSDFPVEAVNPLFGFHAAVARQDAKNYPAGGYQMENAVDRKSALLAMTRWAAYACFEDNLRGCIAPGKQADFVVLDRDIMTVPNPELRQTKVKQTWIGGERVY
- a CDS encoding DUF4271 domain-containing protein; its protein translation is MSLFHTFALSLFFFLTAFGQSRVEGIGPGNRYYPVHNFQDDFQVYDDASKAYVPYIAEQHADQTALSAYVDLESNRHYNLLIRTQKNGYLFINASLKRELVAGQWTVLSIDSLFRVYRQPEIFLTIYGAPGISGKRLFIGYPKSATQRPVVLRDDNLSVRPRSFSVYDNFLSIGLLFLLATHAFLFSFYHRAFLRFYSPRDFFSLRAQEESFLINRPLSSTNILFVVNLSFVVAYLIVFVQSRNLDVFVSRQLLGEQNLVSVLWEFMVLSGISFVALMGKYLALEVIGSLYKLQNIINVHFFKVLQSSMLFFTILALLLVVIAYNTVIPIWSESMLLIPLLIFYTGRLAFLYIVIRSQESIKNLYLFSYLCIVELIPLIIGLRFAL